In the genome of Spirochaetota bacterium, the window CAAAGATAGATGAAATCACGGAAATTGACAAACTAGAAAATCTTTTGAACGAATACGACTATATTCTTCTTTTCATTTATGAGACAAATGACCGAGACAAATTTTTGAACAAACTGTCTGGAAGAGTAGAGTTTTTGACAAATTTTAATCATTTTTACAAGAATGATGAAAAATACATAGGCTTAATACACGAATGGCATATAGAATATTACACAAGGTTTTGGAAGATTCAACACACCAATCCGACGATAGAAATATATAGAGTTTTGAGAAATTGATGATCTTTGAAGGTTTATTTGTGGTTTTTTGTAATCCTTGAAAAGAGTTTTTGAGAAAATCCTATGCACAGTGTTAAGAGTTCTCCATTCTTATTGTCCCACTAACATTAGATGCTATCATGCAATGCCACCCACATTTTAAATGTAAGATAAGAGGAAACTTGAGAAACTGAAGAAGATCAAATATGTTAACAAAGCTATTAGGCTAAGCCAAGATATTCTTAAGGAAAAGTAACAAGAAGGTGTATCTTTGTAGGTATGAGTGTATCATAAGGTTTGACAGACACTAAAAGTATTGACTATACCTACATAAAATTCAAATTTATACGTTCTGACAAATTATCTTTGATAAGGGGATTCTTGTAGAAGAGTATTCCAAGAAAACTTGAGATTTGTCGTTATTTTTTGGTAAATTTGTAAATCTACCGATTGTGGCACTTATAATAATCTAGATGTTTTGGAATGGTATAATCAACCACTATAGGGATTTAATAGACGTGATAACTGATAAAACACCGGTTATAACTCTTCTTGAGGGTAATACTCCACTCATAAGGGCTGTTAATCTTGGGAAAGAGTTAGGTATTGACCTTTTCATAAAGTATGAGGGGCTTAACCCAACGGGCTCTTTTAAGGACAGAGGGATGACGGTTGCGATATCAAAGGCTGTTGAAAAGGGGGTTAAGGCTACGATATGTGCTTCTACAGGGAACACTTCTGCATCTGCTGCTGCATACTCTGCCAGAGCAGGACTTAAATCCTTCGTTCTAATACCTAAAGGTTATGTGGCACTTGGAAAGCTTGCGCAGGCTATGATATATGGGTCTGTTGTTTTGGAAGTGAAAGGAAATTTTGATGATGCACTTAATATAGTAAAGGAGTCTTCTGAGAAACTCGGTATTGAAGTTGTGAATTCTATAAATCCATTCAGGCTTGAGGGGCAGAAGACTGCTTCGTTTGAGATATGCGATGCTTTAGGTAGAGCAC includes:
- the thrC gene encoding threonine synthase, giving the protein MFWNGIINHYRDLIDVITDKTPVITLLEGNTPLIRAVNLGKELGIDLFIKYEGLNPTGSFKDRGMTVAISKAVEKGVKATICASTGNTSASAAAYSARAGLKSFVLIPKGYVALGKLAQAMIYGSVVLEVKGNFDDALNIVKESSEKLGIEVVNSINPFRLEGQKTASFEICDALGRAPDIQVMPVGNAGNITAYWMGYKQYKEIGKISTLPKMFGVQATGAAPIVYNRVFEKPETIATAIRIGNPARWKEAVQARDESGGKIIDVSDKEIIEGYKKIASMDGIFIEPASAASIAGLIKLVKTGDIPKGSLVVAIATGNGLKDPNTAISNLPKTITIRPSIKDVEEVMSRF